From Primulina huaijiensis isolate GDHJ02 chromosome 15, ASM1229523v2, whole genome shotgun sequence, one genomic window encodes:
- the LOC140959451 gene encoding plasma membrane ATPase-like — protein sequence MASDFSLEEIKNEQVDLEKIPIEEVFTQLKCTREGLTSEEGEKRVQIFGYNKLEEKKESKILKFLGFMWNPLSWVMECAAIMAIVLANGGGKPPDWQDFVGIIVLLIIWIYSIVTYFPLDVLKFIIRYGLSGKAWDSMIQNKVHYVINKHPSTEFSLSNVQTLRI from the exons ATGGCCTCGGACTTCTCCTTGGAAGAGATAAAGAATGAACAAGTTGATCTC GAAAAGATTCCCATTGAGGAAGTTTTCACACAGCTAAAATGTACGAGAGAGGGTTTGACGTCGGAAGAAGGAGAGAAAAGGGTTCAAATTTTTGGCTACAATAAGCTCGAGGAGAAAAAAGAAAGCAAGATCCTCAAGTTTTTGGGATTTATGTGGAATCCTCTTTCATGGGTTATGGAGTGTGCTGCCATTATGGCCATTGTTTTGGCCAATGGAGGG GGCAAGCCTCCGGATTGGCAAGATTTCGTCGGTATCATCGTGCTTCTTATTATCTGGATTTACAGCATCGTCACTTATTTCCCACTCGACGTTCTCAAATTTATCATTCGCTATGGCTTGAGTGGGAAAGCCTGGGATTCCATGATCCAGAACAAGGTACATTATGTCATAAATAAGCATCCTTCAACTGAATTCTCTTTATCCAACGTACAAACTTTACGAATCTGA